AGCACGAGTTCACCGGCCACGGCTTCAAGGACCTGCTCGAGCGCCGTGCCGTGGACGTGATCCAGTACGACACCAACCGCGTCGGCGGCATCACTGCCGCGCGCAAGATCAACGCCATGGCCGAAGCCTGGTCGGTGCCGGTCATTCCCCATGCCGGGCAGATGCACAACTACCACCTGACCATGGCCAGCACCGCCTCACCGATGGCCGAGTTCTTCCCGGTGTTCGACGTAGAGGTGGGCAACGAGTTGTTCTACTACGTGTTCAAGGGCGAGCCGCAGCCTGTCAACGGCTACATCCAGCTGGACGACGACAAGCCGGGCCTGGGCCTGGAAATTTCCGAAGAGTACCTCTCGGACTTCAACATCATCGAATGAATGCGCGGGGGCACCCCGGCGCGGCGGTGCCCCGGCCAGGCAAGGAGAGTGACACATGCGGTTGATTCAATTCGAAGACGCGGCCGGCCAGCGCCGGGTGGGCGTGGTGGAAGGTGCCCAGGTGCACACCGTGCGGGCAACCACCAGCACCCGCGAGCTTGCCCTGGCGGCGATCCGTGCCGGGCATGGCCTGGTTCAGCAAGTGCTGGCGCGTGGCACTGACCCCGGCCCCGACTACGCCGGGTTGCTGGAAGCGGGCAGGGTACTGCCGCCGCTGGACCACGAAGACCCGGCCCATTGCCTGGTCAGCGGCACCGGCCTGACCCACCTGGGCAGCGCAGCGACGCGCGACAAGATGCACCAGCAGGGCGAGCAGGATGAAACGTCGCTGACTGACACCATGCGCATCTTCAAATGGGGCCTGGAAGGCGGCAAACCGGCAACGGGTGAGGTTGGCGCGCAACCGGAGTGGTTCTACAAGGGGGATGGCAGCATCGTCGTGCGCCCCGGGGCCGACCTGCCGCTGCCGGCCTTTGCCGAGGATGCCGGCGAAGAGCCGGAGCTGGTGGGCCTGTATGTGATCGGCGATGACGGTACGCCCCACCGCCTGGGGTATGCCTTGGGCAACGAGTATTCCGACCATGTGATGGAGCGGCGCAATTACCTGTACCTGGCCCATTCCAAGCTGCGCGCCTGTGCCTATGGCCCGGAGTTGCGGGTGGGCGAACTGCCGGCGCACCTGCAAGGCAGCAGCCGTATCTGGCGTGATGGCAAGGTGCTGTGGGAGCGTGAGTTCCTGTCTGGCGAGCAGAACATGTGCCACAGCCTGCAGAACCTGGAGTTTCATCACTTCAAGTACGCGCAGTTCCAGCGGCCGGGTGACGTGCACGTGCATTACTTCGGCACGGCCACCTTGTCGTTTGCAGACGGTATCAAGGCCGCGCCGGGCGATACCTTCGAAATTGCCATCACGGAGTTCGGCGCGCCGCTGCGCAACGGCATTGTAGAGGCGCAAGCGCCACGGGTGCCGGGGTCGGTTGCCATTCTCTGAGGTGGAAGAGGTCGTTATGCTCAATCTACTTGGTTACAACTACATCGCCGGGGGCCGCAGTGCTGCCGGTTGCGTGGAGCTGCACAGCGTCGATGCCTGCACTGGCGAAACGCTGCCATACCGGTTTACCCAAGCCACCCCTGACGAGGTGGACGCCGCTGCGCAGGCTGCCGAGGCGGCGTTTCCAGCCTACCGGAGCTTGCCACCCGAACGGCGTGCCGCGTTCCTCGACGCCATTGCCGAAGAAATTGACCTGCTGGATGACACCTTCGTTGCCCTGGTGTGCCGCGAAACAGCCTTGCCCGCAGCGCGCATCAAGGGCGAGCGGGCGCGCACCAGCAACCAGATGCGCCTGTTCGCCCAGGTGCTGCGCCGCGGCGAGTGGCTAGGGGCGCGTATCGACCGTGCCCAGCCCGAGCGCCAGCCATTGCCGCGGGTGGACCTGCGCCAATGCCGGGTCGGCGTTGGGCCGGTGGCGGTGTTCGGGGCCAGCAACTTCCCGCTGGCGTTTTCCACTGCGGGCGGCGACACCGCCGCGGCGCTGGCAGCGGGTTGCCCGGTGGTGTTCAAGGCGCACTCCGGGCATATGGCCACTGCCGAGTGCGTGGCCGATGCCATCGTGCGGGCGGCCCAGCGCACCGGCATGCCTGATGGCACCTTCAACATGATTTTTGGCGGGGGCGTTGGTGAGCAGTTGGTCAAGCACCCGGCAATCCAGGCCGTTGGCTTTACCGGTTCGCTAAAGGGCGGCCGTGCCCTGTGTGACATGGCAGCAGCCCGGCCGCAGCCGATTCCGGTGTTCGCTGAAATGAGCAGCATCAACCCGGTGGTGCTGCTGCCCGGGGCGCTTGAGCAGCGCGGCGAAACCGTGGCCACCGAGCTGACGGCGTCGGTGGTGCAGGGTTGCGGGCAGTTCTGCACCAACCCCGGGTTGGTCGTCGGCATACGCTCACCCGCGTTCTCGCAGTTTGCCGAGCAATTGGCGGCGCGCATGGCCGACCAGCCGGCGCAAACCATGCTCAATGCTGGCACGTTGCACAGTTATGCGCAGGGCGTCGCGGCGTTGCAGGCTCTGGCCGGCGTTCGCCACCTGGCCGGTCGCCCGCAACAGGGCCGGCAGGCGCAACCGCAACTGTTCCAGGCCGATGCAGCGCTATTGCTGGCCGGGAATGAGCGGCTGCAGGAGGAGGTCTTTGGCCCTTGTACCGTATTGATCGAGGTGGCTGACCCGCTTGAGCTGCGCCGTGTGGTGCAGGCGTTGCAGGGGCAATTGACCGCCACCCTGATTTCCGAGCCGGGCGACCTGGCGGCATTTGCCTGGCTGGTGCCCGAACTGGAGCGCAAGGCCGGCCGGCTGTTGCTCAACGGCTACCCGACCGGTGTGGAGGTGTGTGATGCGATGGTGCATGGCGGGCCTTACCCGGCAACCTCGGATGCCCGTGGCACGTCGGTGGGCACGCTTGCGATCGACCGTTTCCTGCGGCCGGTGTGTTACCAGAATTATCCCGATGAACTGTTGCCGGCGGCGCTTCAGGATGCCAACCCTCTGGGGATCATGCGGTTGGTTGACGGTGAAGTGAGCAGGGCGGTGATAAGCCGCGGTTGAGGAAGCGGTGCGGCCGCTCTCATGGAGCTGCACATAACCTGTTGAATTAGCAGGGACATGTGGGAGCGGCTTTAGCCGCGAAGCAGGCGACGCGGTGGATGGCACCGGCTGCGCCGGTGTTCGCGGGTAAACCCGCTCCCACACCGACCGCATCCGTTGAACAAAGCAGCCCGGAAGGGCTGGGTACCCTCCTGCCGGTGACCTCCTCACTGCAACGTGGGTGGTTTCATCTCGTCCGGCAATCTTGCCAGCACGTTTTCCATCTGGGCGATCTTCTTTGCCAGCCGCTGCGCCTCTTCCACTTTGCCTTGCTTGAGCAAGCGGTCCCGCTCACGGCGCAAGGCCAGGAGGTTTTTCTGCAGGGCCAAGCCTGAACGGTTGAACTGGTCCATGTTTCTCTCTGCTAAGGGCATCCGTGCGGTTGTAGGAAATTTGGACCGTAGCAGGTCGAAACTCCTCCGAACAGCGCGCTTTCGTACAGTATTGTGCAGTTACGTGGCAATTGCCTACATGACTTGGTAATGATTCCTACAAAAGTGTGATGTGAATGTTTCTTTTCATGTATCCGA
The genomic region above belongs to Pseudomonas sp. PSKL.D1 and contains:
- the araD1 gene encoding AraD1 family protein, encoding MRLIQFEDAAGQRRVGVVEGAQVHTVRATTSTRELALAAIRAGHGLVQQVLARGTDPGPDYAGLLEAGRVLPPLDHEDPAHCLVSGTGLTHLGSAATRDKMHQQGEQDETSLTDTMRIFKWGLEGGKPATGEVGAQPEWFYKGDGSIVVRPGADLPLPAFAEDAGEEPELVGLYVIGDDGTPHRLGYALGNEYSDHVMERRNYLYLAHSKLRACAYGPELRVGELPAHLQGSSRIWRDGKVLWEREFLSGEQNMCHSLQNLEFHHFKYAQFQRPGDVHVHYFGTATLSFADGIKAAPGDTFEIAITEFGAPLRNGIVEAQAPRVPGSVAIL
- a CDS encoding aldehyde dehydrogenase (NADP(+)); translation: MLNLLGYNYIAGGRSAAGCVELHSVDACTGETLPYRFTQATPDEVDAAAQAAEAAFPAYRSLPPERRAAFLDAIAEEIDLLDDTFVALVCRETALPAARIKGERARTSNQMRLFAQVLRRGEWLGARIDRAQPERQPLPRVDLRQCRVGVGPVAVFGASNFPLAFSTAGGDTAAALAAGCPVVFKAHSGHMATAECVADAIVRAAQRTGMPDGTFNMIFGGGVGEQLVKHPAIQAVGFTGSLKGGRALCDMAAARPQPIPVFAEMSSINPVVLLPGALEQRGETVATELTASVVQGCGQFCTNPGLVVGIRSPAFSQFAEQLAARMADQPAQTMLNAGTLHSYAQGVAALQALAGVRHLAGRPQQGRQAQPQLFQADAALLLAGNERLQEEVFGPCTVLIEVADPLELRRVVQALQGQLTATLISEPGDLAAFAWLVPELERKAGRLLLNGYPTGVEVCDAMVHGGPYPATSDARGTSVGTLAIDRFLRPVCYQNYPDELLPAALQDANPLGIMRLVDGEVSRAVISRG